From the Conger conger chromosome 14, fConCon1.1, whole genome shotgun sequence genome, one window contains:
- the LOC133109443 gene encoding mucin-4 — MINSTISKDLINRLKPQLGVLCNQADPRNFKDVEVIALKNGSIIAESVAQYNYPNNNSEIMFLNKGLKHTLEAIFSDTENIRNLNQTVGPIAIQDTNIILQASNIKNISNLKPFMSCDLDFSNYTLEIINGVWQCSGYCKTHPDYCNQHGQCSNMKTGPNCVCDSSPLVQYQGQQCEMFQRGAGFYGLLFGVLGAALLLFIALIVAVLVLKRRRKGEQQFSSNLHNRRFMFPNEDFFNFSNTDLINRDPESTGLSGRAGRYDLDDHQIFPNAPNRGSFRPLPENPYKSSKMRFEHPEGLPSSTDQ; from the exons ATGATCAACTCAACCATATCAAAAGATTTAATCAACCGCTTAAAACCTCAG CTTGGTGTTCTCTGTAATCAAGCAGATCCTCGAAACTTTAAAGATGTGGAAGTCATTGCGCTCAA GAATGGAAGCATTATTGCTGAGAGCGTGGCTCAGTACAACTATCCTAACAACAACTCGGAAATTATGTTCCTGAATAAGGGTCTGAAGCACACATTAGAGGCAATTTTTAGCGACACAGAAAATATAAGAAATCTGAATCAAACCGTTGGACCTATCGCCATTCAGGATACCAATATTATTCTGCAAGCATCAAACATAAAGA ACATTTCAAATTTGAAGCCATTCATGTCTTGCGACCTGGATTTTTCCAACTACACCCTGGAGATAATCAACGGGGTCTGGCAGTGTTCAGGCTACTGTAAAACACACCCTGACTACTGCAACCAGCACGGACAGTGCAGTAATATGAAGACTGGGCCCAATTGTGT TTGTGATTCGTCTCCACTGGTGCAGTACCAGGGCCAGCAGTGCGAGATGTTCCAGAGGGGCGCAGGGTTCTACGGACTACTCTTCGGCGTGCTGGGGGCCGCACTGCTGCTCTTCATCGCTCTCATAGTGGCTGTGCTGGttctgaagaggaggaggaagggggaacAACA GTTCAGCAGCAATTTACATAATAGAAGGTTTATGTTTCCTAATGAAGACTTTTTCAACTTTTCAAACACAG ACTTGATCAACAGAGATCCAGAGTCGACAGGATTGTCTGGGAGAGCTGGACGGTACGACCTGGATGACCACCAGATCTTTCCCAATGCACCAAATCGAGGATCATTCAGGCCTTTGCCAGAAAACCCTTACAAATCATCAAAA aTGAGATTCGAGCATCCAGAGGGGCTACCTTCATCGACTGACCAATAG